One segment of Triticum aestivum cultivar Chinese Spring chromosome 2A, IWGSC CS RefSeq v2.1, whole genome shotgun sequence DNA contains the following:
- the LOC123186955 gene encoding cytochrome P450 85A1: MSLLLALIGVVVGVVVASNLLLRWNELRYGRRRNGCLPPPGTMGWPLFGETTEFLNQGMSFMKERRLRYGRIFRTHVLGCPTVVCMDPDLNRRMLLQGESSGLVPGYPQSMQDILGRNNIGALHGSMHRFIRGAMLGLVHPAAIRASLLPKIDAFMRSHLDGWSGSVVDIQAKTKEVTLLSMLRQIAGITAGPLSDALNTEFCTLVLGTISLPINLPGTRYYQGLQARKKLVSMLQKIITERRSTIQAHGDMLEALLTSGDDGTREKLSDEQIIDLIMTIIYDGYETMSTTSMMAVKYLSDHPRALQELRREHLDIRKGKSPEEAINYEDFKSMAFTRAVIFETLRLATVVNGLLRKTTQNVEMNGFVIPKGWRIYVYTREINYDSFMYSDPMTFNPWRWLEKNMESHPHFMLFGGGSRMCPGKELGTAEIATFLHYFVTRYRLVGPRQGRSECDSAPMNGLDQASSPQFDVPSWGVAPSSLTPVGEANVAETEQGGAGDVMDRIMRRWEDCDAVLIWELAEEFQRPVVDADVLVPLSNARAIRNGRMKQGDHIMCIALTCALFKPWDRKYKEWIMLAEGKYEMLLWSKAISAI; encoded by the exons ATGTCGCTTCTCCTGGCTTTGATCGGTGTTGTGGTCGGAGTGGTTGTTGCGAGCAACCTGCTGCTAAGGTGGAACGAGCTGAGGTACGGCAGGAGGCGGAATGGGTGCCTACCGCCGCCGGGGACAATGGGGTGGCCGCTGTTCGGCGAGACCACCGAGTTCCTCAACCAGGGCATGAGCTTCATGAAGGAGAGGAGGCTCAG ATACGGGAGGATTTTCCGGACGCACGTCCTAGGGTGCCCCACGGTGGTGTGCATGGACCCCGATCTCAACCGGCGCATGCTGCTCCAGGGCGAGTCCAGCGGCCTGGTCCCGGGCTATCCGCAGTCCATGCAAGACATTCTCGGCCGCAACAACATCGGTGCCTTGCATGGCTCAATGCACCGGTTCATCCGTGGCGCCATGCTCGGCCTCGTGCACCCTGCTGCGATCCGAGCCAGCCTCCTTCCCAAGATCGACGCCTTCATGCGCTCCCACCTCGATGGATGGTCCGGCTCCGTCGTCGACATCCAGGCAAAGACCAAGGAG GTGACCTTGCTATCTATGCTCAGGCAAATCGCCGGCATCACCGCTGGCCCGCTCTCTGATGCCCTCAATACAGAGTTCTGCACCCTTGTGCTCGGCACCATCTCCTTGCCCATCAACCTTCCAGGGACCAGGTACTACCAGGGCTTGCAGGCGAGGAAGAAGCTCGTGTCCATGCTACAGAAGATAATCACGGAGCGGAGGTCCACTATTCAAGCTCACGGTGACATGTTGGAGGCTCTATTGACAAGTGGCGATGACGGGACCAGGGAAAAGCTCAGTGATGAGCAGATCATTGACTTGATCATGACCATTATTTACGACGGGTATGAGACCATGTCGACGACCTCAATGATGGCTGTCAAGTACCTGTCCGACCACCCACGGGCTCTCCAAGAACTAAGG AGAGAGCATCTTGATATTAGGAAGGGAAAATCGCCGGAGGAGGCTATCAACTACGAGGATTTCAAGTCCATGGCCTTCACTCGAGCT GTCATCTTTGAGACGCTAAGATTAGCCACAGTCGTGAATGGGCTACTGAGAAAAACTACTCAGAATGTAGAAATGAATG GGTTTGTCATTCCAAAAGGCTGGAGAATCTATGTTTACACAAGGGAAATAAACTACGATTCGTTCATGTACTCTGACCCGATGACCTTCAACCCATGGAGATGGCTG GAGAAGAACATGGAATCACACCCACACTTCATGTTGTTTGGGGGAGGCAGCCGGATGTGCCCTGGGAAGGAGCTGGGCACGGCTGAGATTGCAACTTTCCTACACTATTTTGTGACTCGATACAG ATTGGTTGGACCCAGACAGGGACGATCAGAGTGTGATTCCGCGCCAATGAACGGATTAGACCAGGCTT CATCACCACAATTTGATGTTCCGTCATGGGGTGTCGCGCCGTCATCCTTAACACCAGTGGGAGAAGCGAATGTGGCCGAAACGGAGCAGGGCGGTGCTGGGGATGTTATGGACAGGATCATGCGGCGGTGGGAGGACTGTGATGCGGTCTTGATCTGGGAGCTAGCGGAGGAGTTCCAGCGCCCAGTTGTGGATGCAGATGTGCTGGTACCGCTGTCCAATGCAAGGGCTATCCGAAATGGTAGGATGAAGCAGGGAGACCATATCATGTGCATTGCCCTTACTTGTGCACTATTTAAGCCATGGGATAGGAAATATAAGGAGTGGATCATGCTGGCAGAGGGTAAATATGAGATGCTCCTATGGTCCAAAGCGATCTCCGCCATTTAA